One window of the Natronomonas marina genome contains the following:
- a CDS encoding monovalent cation/H+ antiporter complex subunit F: MAGEALAAAAVDAALVVVAALCLLCGYRVVEGPTVPDRVVALDAIATNVVAIAVLFALKTGRGLYVTVSLVLAIIGFLSTVAVAKYITEGDIITRRE; the protein is encoded by the coding sequence ATGGCGGGTGAGGCGCTGGCCGCGGCCGCGGTCGACGCCGCCCTGGTCGTCGTCGCGGCGCTGTGTCTCCTCTGTGGCTACCGGGTCGTCGAGGGACCGACCGTCCCCGACCGGGTGGTCGCACTCGACGCCATCGCCACCAACGTCGTCGCCATCGCGGTGCTGTTCGCGCTGAAGACGGGGCGCGGCCTCTACGTGACCGTCAGCCTCGTGCTGGCCATCATCGGCTTCCTCTCGACGGTCGCGGTCGCGAAGTACATCACCGAGGGCGACATCATCACGAGGCGGGAGTGA